A portion of the Sphingobacteriales bacterium genome contains these proteins:
- a CDS encoding phosphoribosylformylglycinamidine cyclo-ligase: MKFKVMKYEKRGVSADKKDVHEAIKHLDKGLYPQAFCKILPDFLYGDEQYALIMHADTAGTKTSLAYLYWKETGDENVWEGIVQDAIVMNIDDLACSGAASNFILSSTIGRNKNLISGEVISRVINAQAVFAEKLKKFGINIYLAGGETADVGDIVRTIDVGITVATRIKRNEVIEIRPQPGDVIVGFASFGQSIYEDGYNSGIGSNGLTFARHEVLNKYYAEKYPESYDPALSPEVIYSGKMFLTDNTGLSDINVGRLLLSPTRTYLPLLQEILFSYRSELHGIVHCTGGGQTKILHFIDNLKIVKNNLFEIPPVFRLIQQQNDTPLNEMFKVFNMGHRLEIYCHPDLADKLIAVSGQFGIEARIIGHVEESSGKEVVIHYAGEEFTYF; the protein is encoded by the coding sequence ATGAAATTCAAGGTTATGAAATACGAGAAAAGAGGGGTTTCTGCTGATAAAAAAGATGTTCATGAAGCAATAAAACATCTCGATAAAGGTCTTTATCCTCAGGCTTTCTGTAAAATACTTCCCGATTTTCTTTACGGAGATGAGCAGTATGCCCTCATCATGCATGCCGATACAGCCGGAACAAAAACTTCATTGGCTTACCTATACTGGAAAGAAACCGGAGATGAAAATGTGTGGGAAGGTATCGTTCAGGACGCAATAGTGATGAATATTGATGATCTGGCTTGCTCGGGTGCTGCCAGTAATTTCATTTTGTCATCAACCATTGGCAGAAATAAAAACCTAATCAGTGGTGAAGTTATTTCAAGAGTGATCAATGCACAGGCTGTTTTTGCAGAGAAACTGAAAAAATTTGGGATTAATATCTATTTGGCCGGAGGTGAAACTGCTGATGTCGGGGATATTGTCCGTACCATTGATGTTGGAATAACAGTAGCAACTCGTATTAAAAGAAACGAGGTCATTGAAATAAGGCCGCAGCCGGGCGATGTGATTGTAGGTTTCGCTTCATTTGGCCAATCCATTTATGAAGATGGGTATAACAGCGGTATTGGCTCAAATGGATTGACCTTTGCCCGCCACGAAGTTTTGAATAAATATTATGCAGAAAAATATCCCGAATCTTACGATCCGGCTCTTTCTCCGGAAGTAATTTATTCAGGGAAAATGTTTCTGACTGATAATACCGGATTAAGTGATATTAATGTAGGTCGATTGTTGCTTTCTCCCACTCGTACTTATTTGCCTTTGCTTCAGGAAATTTTATTTTCTTACAGAAGCGAACTTCATGGCATAGTACATTGTACGGGAGGTGGACAAACCAAAATTCTCCATTTTATTGATAATCTTAAAATTGTAAAAAATAATCTGTTTGAAATTCCACCGGTATTCAGATTGATTCAGCAACAAAATGATACCCCGCTCAATGAAATGTTTAAAGTTTTCAACATGGGACATCGTCTGGAAATTTATTGCCATCCGGATTTAGCTGATAAATTAATTGCCGTTTCCGGCCAATTCGGTATTGAAGCCAGAATCATCGGACATGTGGAGGAAAGCTCCGGAAAAGAAGTTGTCATTCACTATGCAGGAGAGGAA
- a CDS encoding nucleotide pyrophosphohydrolase, with product MTIKDAQKMVDTWIKEKGVRYFSELTNLAVLVEEVGELSRLMARVYGDQSFKEHEDKASIGEELADVFWVLLCIANQTGVDLTEELKKSFEKKSRRDATRHLNNPKLR from the coding sequence ATGACCATCAAAGATGCTCAAAAAATGGTGGATACCTGGATCAAAGAAAAAGGTGTCAGGTATTTCAGCGAACTTACCAATCTTGCCGTACTGGTAGAAGAAGTAGGCGAACTATCCCGTCTGATGGCAAGAGTTTACGGAGATCAGTCGTTTAAGGAGCATGAAGATAAAGCCTCTATCGGTGAAGAGCTGGCTGATGTCTTCTGGGTACTCCTTTGTATTGCCAATCAGACAGGGGTGGATCTCACTGAGGAGTTAAAAAAATCGTTTGAAAAAAAAAGCAGGAGAGATGCTACCCGTCATTTGAATAACCCGAAATTGCGATGA
- a CDS encoding DUF5011 domain-containing protein yields FIFALLSWVSFNAVSQTYCSSTWQYAQYGYWYIESVKLGTMYNYNNTYTSSGYSDYTSSYNANLIAATNYTMEVKSAVGIGTSYNFCMRVWADWNKDGSFSSTEIIWDRSGVPAVNGSTVSTTIAVPATAVPGTTRLRIELTYDYYGGGTYNTLTTACTDAYNYYGETEDYAVTVQPLSGFNVASTRKVQPQVFGVDSNLFEFAFQNLGADTVYWLDLGYSLDWGTPELVLNYTPKGGTLYPGEEETYVFAKKVYVPTPGDHKLRAWVTNANDSFPDNKRSDDTLYINFCTGMKGTYKIGGTGADFPGINEALTKLAQCGIVGPVVFNVAAGTYNQAIKLQPITGMSATNTVTFIGADKSTTFITNTQQAVIDIDGAKYYRFKNFTINAVNSSNYCVLWFHNDSRYNNFDNCVLNAYLSTSSSYNVVLFSGSASSYSSYGANGSYNVVSNCELNNGYVGVSLMGQTYNNPNLDSNVFYRNVFKNQYYYAVYAYYHKRSMFIQNRISGFRYSYAYGMYSYYGQGTVLDGNILNPGRYGYYMYYEGYYGSGDTTYIVNNIISNFMDAQYQQAITLYYYATRCQVLHNTIVVEGNTNSSDYAYCLAVNYYPNSVNIFNNIFYSKSQGYLLRFYYIYYTGRVFCDRNDYLYTTGKGWDFWYYYDYLSGTYLNAYCKNLAQWQAAQGNVGVHDMASMENEDPKFVSATDYHINSAFPPMRFKNDFKLKTDVDGDARCIYETAIGADESSYPVQKPKSKFLSEDTVCVGTPVTFANAASKTALQGYWWYMNGKFKTNDFHFVTTFPDPDIDTITLITENCGGGDTFTKIVVADYPKVKPVTDFVSEMNIVETAFPVQFYDLSTNCPTEWRWSVFPDSVYDPALGGMMPSHSYIPPTHYKSQNPYISFDYPGTYKICLWTKNSVGADSMCKEKYIIVKPSQWMCIAAFPTTTKSLYGILYDDGGPLSNYGNNVNCYIALEPCAGELTFELKNFTSLSGDYLRVYEGTNNQGKKLWNTTNYPNGIYGNFTDATFQKKFTSSTGKLYIEWITNGSGQAAGWEGEWYGTPALFPAPVADFEGPDTICLGVPATFHSTSKGEALSFNWDFDMDKFFDAFDSIASYTYLFFGGSYDITLQVDNCGGTSTKTKKIYVDQPTDPPTADFSADIRKPVAKEDYVKFTDESHGNLFNPLGCVNSWLWKVYPDTMLDDQNNWVKSHTFVGGTSETSRNPIIRFEKTGKYSIKLYATYDLYYTDSIYKQDYIEAIAYCKPTASNLNADIGISRVKLESINNASGIGKAAYTNYSNDHWTYLDILGTYKLTVERNSTFNKMNRAAWIDWNIDGDFDDQGELLGTEIDASTLFWELTFSVPSTATQGSTRMRVATSLGGMPNGSCGNRLFGEVEDYRVVIRPDGTPPEITLIGSDTVYLEQCNCNYKDAGATAYDNIAGSIPVTDKGTNLDCKNSGTYFYNYEAKDPYNNIATKRRVIIVNPDNVAPVITLKGKEFDTLNVFSLYTDPGYNAYDTCSGLDKVDITGSVDTAQLGDYQITYTAYDKKGNTASVSRWVSIRDLDDPKIYLNGYSVMDIDVHTTFNDPGVTITDNYCQNLQPEITGSVNIHKLGSYTLTYSITDCNGNGPVSVQRVVNVVDTKAPVIAVKPPYKDGDTITIEVLSVFQMPSVNVTDNYNSLSEMTETYGGTYVSTFGLGNPANQLGDFTFTYKVEDGSGNSSMISFTVRVKDTQKPVITLVGDYVYNICRYDTLDLTTVTATVTDNFDKNLKPTLSGSYFTDYYVNRYIGLYSIVYSAVDNSGNEALKVTRYVNVDECEKSIGMEEGLARYVRVYPNPTRGEFLVDVQLPQNTELSIVITDMLGHQINALSLHNTVGGTFRIDLSNQAAGVYFVNVTTTESSVIEKITLTK; encoded by the coding sequence AGGAACATCCTATAATTTCTGCATGCGTGTATGGGCAGACTGGAACAAAGATGGTTCTTTTTCTTCAACGGAAATCATCTGGGATCGTTCGGGCGTGCCTGCTGTAAACGGCTCTACCGTTTCAACCACTATTGCTGTACCTGCTACGGCAGTACCGGGGACAACACGCCTGCGTATCGAGCTGACTTATGACTACTATGGCGGTGGCACTTACAATACGCTGACAACTGCCTGTACAGATGCTTACAACTACTATGGTGAAACCGAAGATTATGCGGTAACTGTTCAACCCTTATCCGGCTTTAATGTGGCATCTACCAGAAAAGTCCAGCCTCAGGTTTTCGGGGTTGACAGCAACTTATTTGAATTTGCATTTCAGAACCTCGGTGCCGATACCGTTTACTGGCTCGACCTCGGCTATTCACTCGACTGGGGAACTCCTGAGTTGGTTCTTAACTACACACCAAAAGGAGGTACTTTATATCCCGGAGAAGAAGAAACCTATGTCTTTGCTAAAAAAGTGTATGTCCCTACACCCGGGGATCATAAATTAAGAGCTTGGGTTACCAATGCAAACGACTCTTTCCCTGATAATAAAAGGTCAGACGATACTTTATATATCAACTTCTGTACGGGGATGAAAGGTACCTATAAAATTGGTGGTACCGGAGCAGATTTCCCCGGAATCAATGAAGCACTGACCAAACTTGCCCAGTGCGGCATAGTTGGTCCTGTGGTATTCAATGTGGCAGCCGGCACCTATAACCAGGCTATTAAACTTCAGCCAATAACCGGTATGAGTGCTACCAATACCGTTACCTTTATCGGAGCTGACAAATCAACGACTTTCATTACCAATACCCAGCAGGCCGTTATTGACATTGATGGAGCAAAGTATTACAGATTTAAAAACTTTACCATCAATGCAGTCAATTCCTCCAACTATTGTGTGCTTTGGTTCCACAACGATTCAAGGTATAACAATTTTGACAACTGCGTTTTAAATGCCTATCTGTCAACCAGCAGCAGCTATAATGTGGTACTTTTCTCAGGCTCTGCTAGTTCGTATTCGTCTTATGGTGCCAATGGCAGCTACAACGTTGTCTCGAACTGTGAACTAAATAATGGTTATGTAGGTGTAAGCCTTATGGGGCAAACCTATAATAACCCGAATCTTGACAGCAATGTATTCTATCGCAATGTATTCAAAAACCAGTATTATTATGCTGTTTATGCTTATTATCATAAAAGAAGCATGTTTATTCAGAACAGAATTTCCGGATTCCGTTACAGCTATGCTTATGGTATGTACAGCTACTATGGTCAGGGAACTGTTCTCGATGGAAACATTCTGAATCCCGGCCGTTATGGCTATTATATGTATTATGAAGGATATTATGGATCAGGTGATACAACCTATATCGTCAATAATATTATTTCCAACTTTATGGATGCTCAGTATCAGCAGGCCATTACCTTATATTATTATGCAACCCGTTGTCAGGTGCTTCATAATACCATTGTCGTTGAAGGCAATACCAATTCTTCCGATTATGCCTATTGTCTTGCTGTAAATTATTATCCCAACTCAGTAAATATTTTCAACAATATTTTCTATTCCAAGAGTCAGGGCTATCTGTTGAGATTCTATTATATTTATTACACTGGAAGGGTCTTCTGCGACAGAAATGATTACCTTTATACAACCGGAAAAGGATGGGACTTCTGGTATTACTATGATTATCTGTCAGGTACATACCTGAATGCCTACTGTAAAAACCTCGCTCAATGGCAGGCTGCACAAGGCAATGTCGGGGTTCACGATATGGCCTCTATGGAAAATGAAGATCCGAAATTCGTCAGTGCAACAGACTATCATATTAATTCTGCTTTTCCGCCCATGCGCTTTAAAAATGACTTTAAACTAAAAACTGATGTGGACGGAGATGCACGTTGTATTTATGAAACAGCCATTGGTGCTGATGAATCCAGTTATCCTGTTCAGAAACCCAAATCCAAATTCCTTTCTGAAGATACCGTTTGTGTCGGTACACCTGTAACCTTTGCCAATGCTGCTTCCAAAACTGCCCTGCAGGGTTACTGGTGGTATATGAATGGAAAATTTAAAACAAATGATTTTCATTTTGTAACAACATTCCCGGATCCGGATATTGATACAATTACACTAATTACTGAAAACTGCGGTGGTGGCGATACTTTCACCAAAATTGTTGTGGCTGATTATCCCAAAGTAAAACCTGTAACTGATTTTGTATCTGAAATGAATATAGTTGAAACTGCCTTTCCGGTTCAGTTCTACGACTTATCAACCAACTGTCCGACAGAATGGAGATGGAGTGTGTTTCCGGATTCAGTTTATGATCCTGCTTTAGGTGGAATGATGCCATCACATTCCTATATTCCGCCCACACATTATAAATCACAGAATCCTTACATCAGCTTTGATTATCCCGGCACTTACAAAATCTGTCTGTGGACAAAGAACAGTGTCGGTGCCGATTCAATGTGTAAGGAAAAATATATCATTGTAAAACCATCCCAGTGGATGTGTATTGCTGCATTCCCGACCACTACAAAGAGCTTGTACGGTATTCTTTACGATGATGGCGGTCCATTATCCAATTATGGCAACAACGTCAATTGCTATATTGCACTTGAACCCTGTGCCGGTGAATTAACTTTCGAACTGAAAAACTTTACTTCTCTTTCAGGCGATTATCTGAGAGTTTATGAAGGAACGAACAATCAAGGTAAAAAGCTATGGAATACAACGAATTATCCGAATGGTATTTATGGCAACTTTACAGATGCAACCTTCCAGAAAAAATTCACCTCATCGACCGGTAAACTGTATATCGAATGGATTACCAACGGAAGCGGACAAGCCGCAGGTTGGGAAGGTGAATGGTATGGAACTCCTGCTTTGTTCCCGGCTCCTGTTGCTGATTTTGAAGGGCCTGATACTATTTGCCTCGGTGTCCCGGCAACCTTCCATTCTACCAGCAAGGGAGAAGCTCTCTCCTTCAACTGGGATTTTGACATGGATAAGTTCTTTGATGCTTTCGATTCGATTGCTTCTTATACTTATCTCTTCTTTGGTGGTTCTTATGATATTACACTTCAGGTTGACAACTGTGGTGGTACTTCTACCAAAACAAAGAAAATTTATGTTGATCAACCCACTGACCCACCAACAGCTGACTTTAGCGCTGATATCAGAAAACCTGTAGCCAAAGAAGATTATGTGAAGTTCACAGATGAGTCACACGGTAATTTGTTTAATCCACTTGGTTGTGTGAATAGCTGGCTATGGAAAGTTTACCCTGATACCATGCTGGACGACCAGAACAACTGGGTGAAATCACACACCTTTGTCGGTGGTACTTCAGAAACCAGCCGGAATCCGATTATCAGATTCGAAAAAACAGGCAAATATTCCATTAAACTCTATGCTACTTATGATTTATACTATACTGACAGCATTTACAAACAAGACTATATTGAAGCTATTGCCTATTGCAAACCAACTGCCTCAAACCTGAATGCAGACATAGGTATCAGCCGTGTGAAACTTGAAAGCATCAACAATGCTTCAGGTATCGGAAAAGCTGCTTATACCAACTACAGCAATGACCATTGGACATACCTTGATATTCTGGGTACCTATAAGTTAACCGTTGAACGTAACTCTACCTTTAACAAAATGAACCGTGCTGCATGGATTGACTGGAACATAGACGGTGACTTTGATGACCAGGGCGAATTGCTTGGCACCGAAATAGATGCCTCAACTTTGTTCTGGGAACTCACCTTCTCCGTTCCTTCGACTGCAACCCAGGGTTCTACCAGAATGCGTGTAGCTACTTCTTTAGGTGGAATGCCTAACGGTTCCTGTGGTAACCGCCTCTTTGGTGAAGTGGAAGATTATCGTGTAGTTATCAGGCCTGACGGAACTCCTCCGGAAATAACACTTATCGGCAGCGACACTGTATATCTTGAACAATGTAACTGTAACTATAAGGATGCCGGTGCTACTGCTTATGATAATATTGCCGGTAGTATTCCTGTAACTGATAAAGGCACCAATCTGGATTGCAAAAATTCAGGGACCTACTTCTACAATTATGAAGCAAAAGACCCGTACAACAATATTGCAACCAAACGCAGGGTGATTATTGTTAATCCCGACAATGTAGCACCTGTCATCACACTTAAAGGAAAAGAATTTGATACCCTGAATGTCTTTAGTCTCTATACTGATCCGGGGTATAATGCCTATGATACCTGCTCTGGTCTTGATAAAGTGGATATTACAGGTAGTGTTGATACCGCACAGCTTGGCGATTATCAGATTACTTATACTGCCTATGACAAAAAAGGCAATACTGCCTCCGTATCAAGATGGGTAAGCATACGTGACCTCGATGATCCGAAGATTTACCTGAATGGTTACAGTGTAATGGATATTGATGTTCATACAACTTTCAATGATCCCGGTGTAACCATCACTGACAACTACTGTCAAAACCTCCAGCCTGAAATTACAGGATCAGTCAATATCCACAAACTTGGGAGTTACACCCTGACTTATTCCATCACTGATTGCAACGGAAATGGTCCGGTAAGTGTACAGCGTGTGGTCAATGTGGTAGATACCAAGGCACCTGTCATTGCAGTTAAACCACCTTATAAAGATGGCGATACCATCACTATTGAAGTGCTTAGTGTCTTCCAGATGCCTTCAGTCAACGTTACTGATAATTACAACTCTTTGAGTGAAATGACTGAAACTTACGGAGGTACCTACGTTTCCACCTTTGGGTTAGGCAACCCTGCCAATCAGCTGGGCGACTTTACCTTTACTTACAAGGTGGAAGATGGTTCCGGTAACAGCAGCATGATTTCATTTACCGTTCGTGTAAAAGATACTCAAAAGCCGGTTATCACACTGGTAGGTGATTATGTTTACAACATCTGCCGTTACGATACACTTGACCTGACAACTGTTACGGCAACCGTAACCGATAACTTTGACAAAAACCTTAAACCTACATTGAGCGGTTCCTATTTCACTGATTACTATGTCAACAGGTATATCGGTCTGTATTCGATTGTCTATAGTGCAGTGGATAATTCAGGGAATGAGGCACTTAAGGTTACCCGGTATGTCAATGTCGATGAATGTGAAAAGAGTATTGGCATGGAAGAAGGGTTGGCAAGGTATGTCAGGGTTTATCCTAATCCGACCAGGGGTGAATTCCTTGTGGATGTTCAGTTGCCGCAGAATACAGAGTTGAGCATTGTGATTACTGATATGCTCGGTCATCAGATCAATGCTTTGAGTCTGCACAATACGGTTGGCGGAACCTTCAGGATTGACCTCAGCAACCAGGCCGCTGGCGTTTACTTTGTAAATGTTACAACCACCGAATCAAGTGTTATTGAAAAGATAACCTTAACGAAATAA